The following coding sequences lie in one Candidatus Methylomirabilota bacterium genomic window:
- the rpiB gene encoding ribose 5-phosphate isomerase B encodes MVSTIALGADHAGYGLKEALKAWLINHGYQVLDLGTHSTESVDYPDYAALVAESVVDRKVERGLLICGTGIGMCMAANKVPGVRAALCGDLYTARMSREHNDANVLVLGGRLMGADMATDILQAWLETDFAAGRHARRVEKIADIEVRHAGDRAGGRA; translated from the coding sequence GTGGTTTCCACCATTGCGCTCGGCGCCGACCACGCCGGATACGGGCTCAAGGAAGCCCTGAAGGCGTGGCTCATAAATCACGGCTACCAGGTGCTCGACCTGGGCACGCACTCCACCGAGTCGGTTGACTATCCGGACTACGCCGCGCTCGTGGCCGAGTCGGTCGTGGACCGCAAGGTCGAGCGCGGGCTGCTGATCTGCGGGACCGGCATCGGCATGTGCATGGCCGCCAACAAGGTGCCGGGCGTGCGCGCCGCCCTGTGCGGGGACCTCTACACCGCGCGCATGAGCCGCGAGCACAACGACGCCAACGTGCTGGTGCTGGGCGGCCGGCTGATGGGCGCCGACATGGCCACCGACATCCTGCAGGCATGGCTCGAAACCGACTTCGCGGCGGGGCGGCACGCGCGCCGGGTGGAGAAGATCGCCGACATCGAGGTGCGCCACGCCGGC